A region from the Sandaracinus amylolyticus genome encodes:
- a CDS encoding TonB-dependent receptor domain-containing protein, translating into MTKTPRSARSLALGSWLSSTLLVLALACVPSRAHAQSSGETQIDLATEADVRFELGVDAQRRGDFRGALQHYLQSQRLVPNKNVVFNIARCFEELERYPEAFRYYADYLESELDESERRVAEAAVQRVRPRVALLRVETDPPGALVYLDRRDLGSRGRTPRTLAVEPGAHRVIVQAEGYDPAESEEVRASIGGEVVVSVPLVRILGSARVVGEPQGAEIRIDDEESPSVGVVPATIELSPGAHTLVVSAPGRQTTRVPVSVAARETTRVSVDLPLETGSLVVDAEERGALIEIDGEAAGFTPAVLSEVPSGRHTVRVVRPGFRPYEDEIEVRPREQTRIDARLRLLQEITAASREAESIEDAPASVSLIPQEELRAFGYQTIWDAVAGQRGVYQTNDLTYSSLGIRGFSQPSDYGNRVLVLTSGHSMNDDLLGSSYVGYDSRADLIDVERIELVRGAGSALYGTNAFFGVINVVTRDRDSLLGPHASIATDAQRMVRARVGGGTRFSRDAGFWASAAGIYSQGHDYSFAEYAPDGDVQRADELNTAYAAARGWVGDLTLELAFNRRDKRIPTGAFDTILGDPRTRGVDTRGFLELRWEPRFGRELSLFVRAFSDLYLFEGDYAYEGDAPGDPSYVSEDRWRGVWVGGEARATWSPLEWLRLTAGAEARGSALAELEGRVRGEDPFLNPSGSEGFWVAGGYAVAQIEPIREITIDVGGRFDYVSTFADGAVSPRAALIFRPWDGGTIKLLGGGAFRAPSVYELRYNDAGETQISPESLVAERIWSGELEISQRIDEVTLIANAFYNRIDHLVTLDQVVDPSSGDVVLQYANSADIAQTVGAEAEVRRDFRQGWMVAATYSFQRTRIGDLLSDSDEARLTNSPEHLVGLRGVAPLVPELLSLAARLRIEGPRLGRRIETDGSAILVEGDVPVIADLILSGEIAAIHLTWAAGVRNLFDWRYGYPGGDDLRQLFVPQSGRELFVQTTITF; encoded by the coding sequence ATGACGAAGACGCCGCGCTCGGCGCGATCCCTCGCTCTCGGCTCCTGGCTCTCCTCGACGCTCCTCGTGCTCGCGCTCGCGTGCGTCCCATCGCGCGCGCACGCGCAGTCGAGCGGCGAGACGCAGATCGATCTCGCGACCGAGGCCGACGTGCGCTTCGAGCTCGGCGTCGACGCGCAGCGACGGGGCGACTTCCGCGGCGCGCTGCAGCACTACCTGCAGTCGCAGCGCCTCGTCCCGAACAAGAACGTCGTCTTCAACATCGCGCGCTGCTTCGAGGAGCTCGAGCGCTATCCCGAGGCGTTCCGCTACTACGCGGACTACCTCGAGAGCGAGCTCGACGAATCCGAGCGGCGCGTCGCCGAGGCCGCGGTGCAGCGCGTCCGGCCGCGGGTCGCGCTGTTGCGCGTCGAGACCGATCCGCCGGGCGCGCTCGTCTATCTCGATCGGCGCGATCTCGGCTCGCGCGGTCGCACGCCGCGCACGCTCGCGGTCGAGCCGGGCGCGCATCGCGTGATCGTGCAGGCCGAGGGCTACGACCCCGCGGAGTCCGAGGAGGTGCGCGCGAGCATCGGCGGCGAGGTCGTCGTGAGCGTGCCGCTGGTGCGCATCCTCGGGAGCGCGCGCGTCGTCGGCGAGCCGCAGGGCGCGGAGATCCGCATCGACGACGAGGAGTCGCCCTCGGTGGGCGTGGTGCCCGCGACGATCGAGCTTTCGCCGGGCGCGCACACGCTCGTCGTGAGCGCGCCGGGCCGTCAGACGACGCGCGTGCCGGTGAGCGTCGCCGCGCGCGAGACGACGCGCGTGTCGGTCGATCTGCCGCTCGAGACCGGCTCGCTGGTCGTCGACGCGGAAGAGCGCGGCGCGCTGATCGAGATCGACGGCGAGGCGGCGGGCTTCACGCCCGCGGTGCTGAGCGAGGTCCCGAGCGGTCGCCACACCGTGCGCGTGGTGCGCCCGGGGTTCCGTCCCTACGAGGACGAGATCGAGGTGCGCCCGCGCGAGCAGACGCGCATCGACGCGCGCTTGCGGCTCCTGCAGGAGATCACCGCGGCATCGCGCGAGGCCGAGTCGATCGAGGACGCGCCCGCGAGCGTGTCGCTGATCCCGCAGGAGGAGCTGCGCGCGTTCGGGTACCAGACGATCTGGGACGCGGTCGCAGGTCAGCGCGGCGTGTACCAGACGAACGATCTGACGTACTCGTCGCTCGGCATCCGCGGCTTCTCGCAGCCCAGCGACTACGGCAACCGCGTGCTCGTGCTCACGAGCGGTCACTCGATGAACGACGACCTGCTCGGCAGCTCGTACGTCGGGTACGACTCGCGCGCCGATCTGATCGACGTCGAGCGCATCGAGCTCGTGCGCGGCGCGGGCTCCGCGCTCTACGGCACCAACGCGTTCTTCGGCGTCATCAACGTGGTCACGCGCGATCGCGACTCGCTGCTCGGGCCGCACGCGTCGATCGCGACCGACGCGCAGCGCATGGTGCGCGCGCGCGTCGGCGGCGGGACGCGCTTCTCGCGCGACGCGGGCTTCTGGGCGTCGGCCGCGGGCATCTACTCGCAGGGCCACGACTACTCGTTCGCCGAGTACGCGCCCGACGGCGACGTGCAGCGCGCCGACGAGCTCAACACCGCGTACGCCGCGGCGCGCGGCTGGGTCGGCGATCTCACGCTCGAGCTCGCGTTCAACCGCCGCGACAAGCGCATCCCGACGGGCGCGTTCGACACGATCCTCGGCGATCCGCGCACGCGCGGCGTCGACACGCGCGGCTTCCTCGAGCTGCGCTGGGAGCCGCGCTTCGGCCGCGAGCTCTCGCTCTTCGTTCGCGCGTTCTCGGACCTCTATCTGTTCGAGGGCGACTACGCGTACGAAGGCGATGCGCCCGGCGATCCCAGCTACGTCAGCGAGGATCGCTGGCGCGGCGTGTGGGTCGGCGGCGAGGCGCGCGCGACGTGGTCGCCGCTCGAGTGGCTGAGGCTCACGGCGGGCGCGGAGGCGCGCGGCTCGGCGCTCGCGGAGCTCGAAGGACGGGTGCGCGGAGAGGACCCCTTCCTGAATCCTTCGGGGTCCGAAGGATTCTGGGTCGCGGGCGGATACGCGGTCGCGCAGATCGAGCCCATCCGCGAGATCACGATCGACGTCGGAGGTCGGTTCGACTACGTGTCGACGTTCGCCGACGGCGCGGTCTCGCCGCGCGCCGCGCTGATCTTCCGGCCCTGGGACGGCGGCACGATCAAGCTGCTCGGCGGTGGCGCGTTCCGCGCGCCGAGCGTCTACGAGCTCCGGTACAACGACGCCGGGGAGACGCAGATCAGCCCCGAGTCGCTCGTCGCCGAGCGCATCTGGAGCGGTGAGCTCGAGATCTCGCAGCGTATCGACGAGGTCACGCTGATCGCGAACGCGTTCTACAACCGCATCGATCACCTCGTGACGCTCGATCAGGTCGTCGACCCGAGCAGCGGCGATGTCGTGCTGCAGTACGCGAACAGCGCGGACATCGCGCAGACGGTCGGCGCGGAGGCCGAGGTGCGGCGCGACTTCCGGCAGGGCTGGATGGTCGCCGCGACGTACTCGTTCCAGCGCACGCGCATCGGCGATCTGCTGAGCGACTCGGACGAGGCACGGCTCACGAACTCGCCCGAGCACCTCGTCGGTCTGCGCGGCGTCGCGCCGCTGGTGCCCGAGCTGCTCTCGCTCGCCGCGCGCCTGCGCATCGAGGGCCCGCGTCTCGGTCGTCGCATCGAGACCGACGGCAGCGCGATCCTCGTCGAGGGCGACGTGCCGGTGATCGCGGATCTGATCCTCAGCGGCGAGATCGCGGCGATCCACCTGACGTGGGCCGCGGGCGTGCGGAACCTTTTCGACTGGCGCTACGGCTACCCCGGCGGCGACGACCTCCGCCAGCTGTTCGTGCCCCAGAGCGGCCGCGAGCTCTTCGTGCAGACGACGATCACGTTCTGA
- a CDS encoding serine/threonine-protein kinase → MAHQKESAAAPKREGEPALRDPERLIGQTLGGKYRVTGVIARGGMGRIYRAEQVPLGRPVALKVLHSALHDAGELDETGGDPGFQKRFLLEAASCARLRHPNIVVVYDYGRLEESSREAYFMAMELIEGPTLGQVLRDEGPLAIARALRITREVARALREAHRQEMVHRDLKPSNVMLVTTGEGEQVKVLDFGLVKVMRDDSEELTKEGHFLGSPKYMAPEQIRRGPVDGRADLYALGVLLYQMISGRVPFEGDDPVQTLMAHLSEPVPPITSAIEVPHAVQQLVLRCLQKDPAMRFASAEELIRAIDEVAPMVPGWSAQARHAMTVSGEVATMGSSSFSLSLGATAPPPPETVSPPARAQRGARIAIVAGVAIAAGLAAIASSGGSEPEATTPAASAASEAPPPAPIDPPAAPRFTLFVASTPPGATLRRGDEVIGSTPTFVELDRAALETAPVTFRVELDGHAPYVWTQGPSTEDVHVSAALAALPPPAVVAPPPVEPTPEPRVERRRRDRDRATTSAPSGDDFAIKTRR, encoded by the coding sequence ATGGCGCACCAGAAGGAGTCCGCGGCCGCGCCCAAGCGTGAAGGCGAGCCGGCGCTGCGCGATCCCGAGCGGCTGATCGGCCAGACGCTCGGCGGGAAATATCGGGTGACCGGCGTGATCGCGCGCGGCGGGATGGGCCGCATCTATCGCGCGGAGCAGGTGCCGCTCGGCCGGCCCGTCGCGCTCAAGGTGCTGCACTCTGCGCTCCACGACGCCGGTGAGCTCGACGAGACCGGCGGCGATCCCGGGTTCCAGAAGCGCTTCCTGCTCGAGGCCGCGAGCTGCGCGCGCCTGCGGCACCCGAACATCGTCGTCGTGTACGACTACGGCCGGCTCGAGGAGTCGTCGCGCGAGGCGTACTTCATGGCGATGGAGCTGATCGAGGGGCCCACCCTCGGTCAGGTGCTGCGCGACGAAGGACCGCTCGCGATCGCGCGCGCGCTGCGCATCACGCGCGAGGTCGCGCGCGCGCTCCGCGAGGCGCACCGGCAGGAGATGGTCCACCGCGACCTCAAGCCGTCGAACGTGATGCTCGTGACGACGGGCGAGGGCGAGCAGGTGAAGGTGCTCGACTTCGGCCTCGTCAAGGTCATGCGCGACGACTCGGAGGAGCTCACGAAGGAAGGGCACTTCCTCGGCTCGCCGAAGTACATGGCGCCCGAGCAGATCCGCCGTGGACCGGTCGATGGTCGCGCCGATCTCTACGCGCTCGGCGTGCTGCTCTACCAGATGATCTCGGGTCGCGTGCCCTTCGAGGGCGACGATCCGGTGCAGACGCTCATGGCGCACCTGAGCGAGCCGGTGCCGCCGATCACGAGCGCGATCGAGGTGCCGCACGCGGTGCAGCAGCTCGTGCTGCGATGCCTGCAGAAGGACCCGGCGATGCGCTTCGCGAGCGCGGAGGAGCTCATCCGCGCGATCGACGAGGTCGCGCCGATGGTCCCGGGCTGGTCGGCGCAGGCGCGCCACGCGATGACGGTCTCGGGCGAGGTCGCGACGATGGGCTCGTCGTCGTTCTCGCTCTCGCTCGGTGCGACGGCGCCGCCGCCGCCCGAGACGGTGTCTCCGCCCGCGCGCGCGCAGCGCGGTGCGCGCATCGCGATCGTGGCGGGCGTCGCGATCGCGGCGGGCCTCGCGGCGATCGCGAGCAGCGGCGGAAGCGAGCCCGAGGCGACGACACCGGCCGCGAGCGCGGCGTCGGAGGCGCCGCCGCCCGCGCCGATCGATCCGCCGGCGGCGCCGCGCTTCACGCTCTTCGTCGCGAGCACGCCGCCCGGCGCGACGCTGCGACGCGGCGACGAGGTGATCGGCAGCACGCCGACGTTCGTGGAGCTCGATCGCGCCGCGCTCGAGACCGCGCCGGTCACGTTCCGCGTGGAGCTCGACGGGCACGCGCCGTACGTGTGGACGCAGGGGCCGTCGACCGAGGACGTGCACGTCTCGGCGGCGCTCGCCGCGCTGCCGCCGCCCGCGGTGGTCGCACCGCCTCCGGTCGAGCCGACGCCCGAGCCGCGCGTGGAGCGACGCCGTCGCGATCGTGATCGCGCGACGACCAGCGCACCGAGCGGCGACGACTTCGCGATCAAGACGCGCCGCTGA